A stretch of Arthrobacter sp. NEB 688 DNA encodes these proteins:
- a CDS encoding VOC family protein, producing MDRSTLPVQVVIDCADPAALAEFWAGALAPRGYAVPAPPGGFPDWPAFLAAQGVPEERFNSASALEAQGQPRIFFQRVPEPRSGKNRVHLDLLGGGGPAVPLDEQRRRVAAEVERLEALGAVRGEEHAEMGVHWVTMQDPEGNEFCV from the coding sequence ATGGACCGATCAACGTTGCCCGTCCAGGTCGTCATCGACTGCGCCGACCCCGCCGCGCTCGCGGAGTTCTGGGCCGGGGCCCTCGCACCGCGTGGCTATGCGGTGCCGGCGCCGCCGGGGGGCTTCCCCGACTGGCCGGCCTTCCTCGCCGCGCAGGGGGTGCCCGAGGAGCGCTTCAACTCCGCCTCGGCCCTCGAGGCACAGGGCCAGCCGCGCATCTTCTTCCAGCGGGTGCCGGAGCCGAGGTCCGGCAAGAACCGGGTGCACCTGGACCTGCTCGGCGGGGGTGGACCCGCGGTGCCGCTCGACGAGCAGCGTCGGCGGGTCGCCGCCGAGGTCGAACGCCTCGAGGCGCTCGGGGCGGTCCGGGGTGAGGAGCACGCCGAGATGGGCGTGCACTGGGTGACGATGCAGGACCCCGAGGGCAACGAGTTCTGCGTCTGA
- a CDS encoding SRPBCC domain-containing protein yields MPVTDITKDIDSRTLTITAEFAAPVERVWALYEDPRQLEKVWGPPEYPATFVDHALREGTRTTYYMTSPEGEKFAGYWDVTGVDAPRQFTFRDGFAHEDLTPNADLPVSDCVYDFSATESGTRAVYTTTYASAEALQQVLDMGMEEGARSAIDQIDAFLARG; encoded by the coding sequence ATGCCCGTCACCGACATCACCAAGGACATCGACAGCCGCACGCTGACCATCACCGCGGAGTTCGCCGCGCCGGTCGAGCGGGTCTGGGCCCTCTACGAGGACCCCCGCCAGCTCGAGAAGGTCTGGGGCCCGCCGGAGTACCCCGCGACGTTCGTCGACCACGCCCTGCGCGAGGGAACCCGCACGACCTACTACATGACCTCCCCCGAGGGCGAGAAGTTCGCCGGCTACTGGGACGTCACGGGGGTGGACGCGCCCCGGCAGTTCACCTTCCGCGACGGCTTCGCCCACGAGGACCTCACCCCCAACGCCGACCTCCCCGTCTCGGACTGCGTCTACGACTTCAGCGCCACCGAGAGCGGCACCCGCGCGGTCTACACGACGACCTACGCGAGCGCCGAGGCGCTGCAGCAGGTGCTCGACATGGGGATGGAGGAGGGCGCGCGGTCGGCCATCGACCAGATCGACGCCTTCCTGGCTCGCGGCTGA
- the fdhF gene encoding formate dehydrogenase subunit alpha, protein MTTLDERPDALTSETDYGTPAVRGGAPATVSIDGREVTVPAGTSVMRAAAEAGIEIPKLCATDSLKAFGSCRLCLVEVEGGKGTPASCTTPCTDGMVVGTRTEQVQALRRNVMELYLSDHPTDCAGCARGSCEMQKWARETGVAEVRYGLDGASHLADTTDRSNPYFDYDPAACIVCSRCVRACSETQGTFALTVEGRGFDSRISPGGTDFLSSECVSCGACVQACPTDALTERSVVQLGMPTRSVVTTCAYCGVGCSFKAEVQGSGDDTRVVRMVPWKDGGANEGHSCVKGRFAYGYAAHDDRQLEPMVRESIDDEWRVVSWEEAIRTAAEGFRRIQAEHGVGSIGGISSSRCTNEEVYVVQKMVRASFGNNNVDTCARVCHSPTGYGLNHAFGTSAGTQDFRSVEQADVMLLIGANPTDAHPVFASRMKKRLRAGAQIIVADPRRIDLVRSPHVEAAHHLPVRPGTNVAFVNAMAHVIVTEELHDAEFVRSRTEGAEGYLEFIARPEHSPEATEAETGIPAAELRSAARLYAAGPNSAIYYGLGVTEHSQGSTMVMGMANLAMLTGNLGREGVGVNPLRGQNNVQGSCDMGSFPHELPGYRHVSRPEVREIYETLWGVTIQPEPGLRIPNMFDSAIGGSFLGLYVQGEDIAQSDPNTQHVEAALRSMQMVVVQDLFLNETARFAHVFLPGTSFLEKDGTFTNAERRLNRVRPVMPSRVGKDEWQVVCELATAMGYPMSYGSTAEIMDEIASTTPTFAGVSFARLDAEGSMQWPVTDAAPHGTPTMHVGEFVRGLGQLTPTVYVPTTERANRRFPLVLTTGRILSQYNVGAQTRRTPNSTWHPADVLEIHPSDAELRGIRDGDVVELASRVGATRLTALVSDRMPAGVVYTTFHHPVTGANVVTTENSDWATNCPEYKVTAVQVTVATEAARAERDAAPEGHDVPAERGAPMPAGAMARHRR, encoded by the coding sequence ATGACCACCCTCGACGAGCGACCCGACGCCCTGACCAGCGAGACCGACTACGGCACACCGGCTGTGCGCGGCGGGGCACCGGCCACCGTGAGCATCGACGGTCGTGAGGTCACCGTGCCGGCGGGCACCTCCGTGATGCGCGCCGCCGCCGAGGCCGGCATCGAGATCCCGAAGCTCTGCGCCACCGACTCGCTCAAGGCGTTCGGCTCCTGCCGCCTGTGCCTCGTCGAGGTCGAGGGCGGCAAGGGCACACCGGCGTCGTGCACCACGCCGTGCACCGACGGGATGGTCGTGGGCACCCGCACCGAGCAGGTGCAGGCCCTGCGGCGCAACGTCATGGAGCTGTACCTGTCGGACCACCCGACCGACTGCGCCGGCTGCGCGCGCGGCAGCTGCGAGATGCAGAAGTGGGCGCGCGAGACCGGGGTCGCCGAGGTCCGGTACGGGCTCGACGGCGCGAGCCACCTCGCCGACACCACCGACCGCTCCAACCCGTACTTCGACTACGACCCGGCCGCCTGCATCGTCTGCTCGCGCTGCGTGCGGGCCTGCTCCGAGACGCAGGGGACGTTCGCGCTGACCGTCGAGGGGCGCGGCTTCGACTCGCGGATCTCCCCCGGCGGCACCGACTTCCTGAGCTCCGAGTGCGTCTCGTGCGGCGCGTGCGTGCAGGCCTGCCCGACCGACGCCCTCACCGAGCGGTCGGTCGTCCAGCTCGGGATGCCGACCCGCTCGGTCGTCACGACGTGCGCCTACTGCGGCGTCGGCTGCTCGTTCAAGGCCGAGGTGCAGGGCTCGGGCGACGACACCCGCGTCGTGCGGATGGTGCCGTGGAAGGACGGCGGCGCGAACGAGGGCCACTCGTGCGTCAAGGGCCGCTTCGCCTACGGGTACGCCGCGCACGACGACCGGCAGCTGGAGCCGATGGTGCGCGAGTCCATCGACGACGAGTGGCGCGTCGTGTCGTGGGAGGAGGCGATCCGCACGGCGGCCGAGGGCTTCCGGCGCATCCAGGCCGAGCACGGCGTCGGGTCCATCGGCGGCATCTCGTCCTCGCGCTGCACGAACGAGGAGGTCTACGTCGTCCAGAAGATGGTGCGGGCCTCGTTCGGCAACAACAACGTCGACACCTGCGCGCGGGTCTGCCACTCCCCCACCGGGTACGGGCTCAACCACGCCTTCGGCACCTCGGCCGGCACGCAGGACTTCCGCTCGGTCGAGCAGGCCGACGTCATGCTCCTCATCGGCGCCAACCCCACCGACGCGCACCCGGTCTTCGCCTCGCGGATGAAGAAGCGGCTGCGGGCGGGCGCGCAGATCATCGTCGCCGACCCCCGGCGCATCGACCTCGTCCGCAGCCCGCACGTCGAGGCCGCGCACCACCTGCCGGTCCGCCCGGGCACGAACGTCGCGTTCGTCAACGCGATGGCGCACGTCATCGTCACCGAGGAGCTGCACGACGCGGAGTTCGTCCGCTCGCGCACCGAGGGCGCCGAGGGCTACCTCGAGTTCATCGCCCGGCCCGAGCACTCCCCCGAGGCCACGGAGGCCGAGACGGGCATCCCGGCGGCCGAGCTGCGCTCCGCCGCACGGCTGTACGCGGCGGGGCCGAACTCCGCCATCTACTACGGCCTCGGCGTCACCGAGCACAGCCAGGGCTCGACGATGGTCATGGGCATGGCCAACCTCGCGATGCTCACGGGCAACCTCGGGCGCGAGGGCGTCGGGGTGAACCCGCTGCGCGGCCAGAACAACGTGCAGGGCTCCTGCGACATGGGCTCCTTCCCGCACGAGCTGCCGGGGTACCGCCACGTGTCGCGGCCCGAGGTGCGCGAGATCTACGAGACGCTCTGGGGCGTCACCATCCAGCCGGAGCCGGGGCTGCGCATCCCCAACATGTTCGACTCCGCGATCGGCGGCTCGTTCCTCGGGCTCTACGTGCAGGGCGAGGACATCGCGCAGTCCGACCCGAACACGCAGCACGTCGAGGCGGCGCTGCGCTCGATGCAGATGGTCGTCGTCCAGGACCTCTTCCTCAACGAGACCGCCCGCTTCGCCCACGTGTTCCTGCCGGGCACGTCGTTCCTCGAGAAGGACGGCACGTTCACCAACGCCGAGCGCCGGCTCAACCGGGTGCGGCCGGTCATGCCGAGCCGCGTCGGCAAGGACGAGTGGCAGGTCGTCTGCGAGCTCGCGACGGCGATGGGCTACCCGATGTCGTACGGGTCGACCGCCGAGATCATGGACGAGATCGCCTCGACGACACCGACGTTCGCCGGCGTCTCGTTCGCCCGGCTCGACGCCGAGGGGTCGATGCAGTGGCCCGTCACCGACGCCGCCCCGCACGGCACCCCGACGATGCACGTCGGCGAGTTCGTCCGCGGGCTCGGTCAGCTGACTCCGACGGTCTACGTCCCGACCACCGAGCGCGCCAACCGCCGCTTCCCGCTCGTCCTGACGACGGGGCGCATCCTGTCGCAGTACAACGTCGGGGCGCAGACCCGCCGCACGCCGAACTCGACGTGGCACCCGGCCGACGTGCTCGAGATCCACCCGTCCGACGCCGAGCTGCGGGGCATCCGCGACGGCGACGTCGTCGAGCTCGCCTCCCGCGTCGGCGCGACCCGGCTCACGGCGCTCGTCTCCGACCGGATGCCCGCCGGCGTCGTCTACACGACCTTCCACCACCCGGTGACCGGCGCCAACGTCGTGACGACCGAGAACTCGGACTGGGCGACCAACTGCCCCGAGTACAAGGTGACGGCCGTCCAGGTGACGGTGGCGACCGAGGCCGCGCGGGCGGAGCGAGACGCCGCGCCCGAGGGGCACGACGTCCCTGCCGAGCGCGGCGCCCCGATGCCCGCCGGGGCGATGGCGAGGCACCGCCGGTGA
- a CDS encoding NADH-ubiquinone oxidoreductase-F iron-sulfur binding region domain-containing protein, translating to MNPVVWVPADAAAVSVGADEVAAALEAAGATVRRNGSRGMLWLEPLVEVETDAGRVGYANVGAHEVDPLLGGVLDDTDRCVGVVDEHPWLTGQHRVSFARVGVIEPTDLAAYRAHGGLAGLERALTLDPADVVREVTDSGLRGRGGAGFPAGIKWETVRTARSDTKFVCCNADEGDSGTFADRMLIEGDPFTLVEGMTIAALATGATEGFVYLRSEYPHAIRTLRRAVEVAYAHGVLGGSVLGSGRRFDLEVRVGAGAYICGEETSMLESLEGKRGEVRAKPPIPALEGLFGMPTVVNNVLTLSAVPMVLADGGAAYAALGTGRSRGTQVFQLAGNVARGGVVEADFGISLRELVEQYGGGTASGRPVKAVQVGGPLGAYLPPSRFDLPMDYEAFAEAGAMVGHGGVVVFDDSMDAGAMARFAMEFCAKESCGKCTPCRVGSTRGVEVIDRIRAGTQRESNLVLLEDLCATMTKGSLCAMGGLTPMPVRSALEHWPEDFGVSPAAADATTDAMPESATSTTGGARP from the coding sequence GTGAACCCCGTCGTCTGGGTGCCGGCCGACGCCGCCGCCGTCTCGGTCGGGGCCGACGAGGTCGCCGCGGCCCTCGAGGCGGCCGGCGCCACCGTCCGCCGCAACGGCTCCCGCGGGATGCTCTGGCTCGAGCCCCTCGTCGAGGTCGAGACCGACGCGGGTCGCGTCGGGTACGCCAACGTCGGTGCGCACGAGGTCGACCCGCTGCTCGGCGGCGTGCTCGACGACACCGACCGCTGCGTCGGCGTCGTCGACGAGCACCCGTGGCTGACCGGCCAGCACCGCGTCTCCTTCGCCCGGGTCGGTGTCATCGAGCCGACCGACCTCGCCGCCTACCGCGCCCACGGCGGGCTCGCCGGCCTCGAGCGGGCGCTCACCCTCGACCCCGCCGACGTCGTCCGCGAGGTCACCGACTCCGGGCTGCGCGGCCGCGGTGGCGCGGGCTTCCCGGCGGGCATCAAGTGGGAGACGGTCCGCACGGCCCGGTCCGACACGAAGTTCGTCTGCTGCAACGCCGACGAGGGCGACTCCGGCACCTTCGCCGACCGGATGCTCATCGAGGGCGACCCCTTCACGCTCGTCGAGGGGATGACGATCGCCGCGCTGGCCACCGGCGCCACCGAGGGGTTCGTCTACCTGCGCTCGGAGTACCCGCACGCCATCCGCACCCTGCGCCGCGCCGTCGAGGTCGCCTACGCGCACGGGGTCCTCGGCGGGTCGGTGCTCGGCAGCGGCCGCCGCTTCGACCTCGAGGTCCGGGTCGGCGCCGGTGCGTACATCTGCGGCGAGGAGACCTCGATGCTCGAGTCGCTCGAGGGCAAGCGGGGCGAGGTGCGCGCCAAGCCGCCGATCCCCGCGCTCGAGGGGCTCTTCGGGATGCCGACCGTCGTCAACAACGTCCTCACCCTCTCGGCGGTCCCCATGGTGCTCGCCGACGGCGGCGCCGCGTACGCCGCGCTCGGCACCGGGCGCAGCCGGGGCACGCAGGTCTTCCAGCTCGCCGGCAACGTCGCGCGCGGCGGCGTCGTCGAGGCCGACTTCGGCATCTCGCTGCGCGAGCTCGTCGAGCAGTACGGCGGCGGCACGGCGTCCGGGCGGCCCGTCAAGGCCGTCCAGGTCGGCGGCCCGCTCGGGGCGTACCTGCCGCCCTCGCGCTTCGACCTGCCGATGGACTACGAGGCGTTCGCCGAGGCCGGGGCCATGGTCGGGCACGGCGGCGTCGTGGTCTTCGACGACTCGATGGACGCCGGCGCGATGGCCCGCTTCGCGATGGAGTTCTGCGCCAAGGAGTCGTGCGGCAAGTGCACGCCCTGCCGGGTCGGCTCGACCCGCGGCGTCGAGGTCATCGACCGCATCCGGGCCGGCACGCAGCGCGAGTCCAACCTCGTCCTGCTCGAGGACCTCTGCGCGACGATGACCAAGGGCTCGCTCTGCGCCATGGGCGGCCTCACCCCGATGCCCGTCCGCAGCGCCCTCGAGCACTGGCCCGAGGACTTCGGCGTCTCGCCCGCCGCGGCCGACGCCACCACCGACGCGATGCCCGAGTCAGCCACCAGCACCACCGGAGGAGCGCGGCCATGA
- a CDS encoding HNH endonuclease signature motif containing protein, translating to MATSTQHRADAEDVAAAAVEARALVAQVLSPTAVGGSVAGWAAALGELQSLADVVAAAQDEVVVRLSAIEPVALETGEVVETHRALGHVALDAPAVVSGVLAISAVHAERRVREAVRRAADGPEGTSTSTGLGGLHAAMAAGRLDAHRAQVVAHELEEVPAEVASGVVAALAPWFEHEDASRLRRRARRVLAAVSPDLLRQRAVRVRAASGLRRWADEPGVDTWLGTFPSEEACAAWAAVDTLAQRYVEDGTCEHLERARARALTDLVTSNATVEVHVQLLTTAGAPRVAARAEDAAVGDGAPVVGHAEVGDGAPVADDAGVEDGARAADDDLVAVHGMHAGDPDLVPRGWLARAAVVTDPTSPVPHAATGALTDPDGLLSTDAYRPGARLAALVRARDGRCRFPGCHVAARFCDLDHVRAWPAGPTSAANLACLCRRHHRVKQRLGWSVRAADDAVLHWTDPTGATRTTHPVDHRAVVLEAGDPGPPPPPRRSADPVHSPMEFRLEHHGADAPAAARGCRVEVHRPRRSVTITGLHPPRRRARLPVDPPF from the coding sequence ATGGCCACCAGCACGCAGCACCGGGCGGATGCCGAGGACGTCGCGGCAGCGGCGGTCGAGGCCCGGGCGCTCGTCGCGCAGGTCCTCTCCCCCACGGCCGTCGGCGGCTCGGTCGCCGGCTGGGCGGCCGCCCTCGGCGAGCTGCAGTCCCTGGCCGACGTCGTCGCCGCGGCGCAGGACGAGGTCGTCGTGCGGCTCTCCGCCATCGAGCCGGTCGCCCTCGAGACGGGTGAGGTCGTCGAGACCCACCGCGCGCTGGGGCACGTCGCGCTCGACGCGCCCGCCGTCGTCTCGGGCGTCCTGGCGATCTCGGCCGTGCACGCCGAGCGACGGGTGCGGGAGGCGGTGCGCCGCGCGGCCGACGGCCCGGAGGGCACGTCGACGAGCACCGGGCTCGGCGGGCTGCACGCCGCGATGGCCGCCGGGCGGCTCGACGCCCACCGTGCGCAGGTCGTCGCCCACGAGCTCGAGGAGGTGCCGGCCGAGGTCGCGTCCGGGGTCGTCGCGGCCCTCGCCCCGTGGTTCGAGCACGAGGACGCGTCCCGGTTGCGGCGGCGAGCCCGCCGGGTGCTGGCCGCCGTCTCCCCGGACCTGCTGCGGCAGAGGGCGGTCCGTGTGCGCGCGGCCTCGGGGCTGCGGCGCTGGGCCGACGAGCCGGGGGTCGACACGTGGCTCGGGACCTTCCCCTCCGAGGAGGCCTGCGCGGCCTGGGCCGCGGTCGACACCCTCGCCCAGCGGTACGTCGAGGACGGCACCTGCGAGCACCTCGAGCGCGCGCGAGCCAGGGCGCTGACGGACCTGGTCACCTCGAACGCGACGGTCGAGGTCCACGTGCAGCTGCTCACGACCGCCGGGGCACCGCGGGTCGCGGCCCGGGCCGAGGACGCAGCGGTCGGGGACGGCGCACCGGTTGTCGGTCACGCCGAGGTCGGAGACGGCGCGCCTGTTGCCGATGACGCGGGGGTCGAGGACGGTGCACGGGCTGCCGATGACGACCTCGTCGCCGTCCACGGGATGCACGCCGGCGACCCGGACCTCGTCCCCCGCGGCTGGCTGGCCAGGGCCGCGGTCGTCACCGACCCGACGTCGCCCGTGCCCCACGCGGCCACCGGCGCCCTGACCGACCCCGACGGGCTCCTCTCGACCGACGCCTACCGCCCCGGCGCCCGGCTCGCCGCGCTCGTGCGGGCCCGCGACGGGCGCTGCCGCTTCCCCGGGTGCCACGTCGCGGCCCGGTTCTGCGACCTCGACCACGTCCGCGCGTGGCCCGCCGGGCCGACGAGCGCCGCCAACCTCGCGTGCCTCTGTCGTCGCCACCACCGGGTCAAGCAGCGCCTCGGCTGGTCGGTCCGGGCGGCCGACGACGCTGTCCTGCACTGGACCGACCCCACCGGGGCGACCCGCACGACCCATCCGGTCGACCACCGCGCCGTCGTCCTCGAGGCCGGCGACCCCGGTCCGCCCCCACCTCCCCGCCGATCCGCCGATCCCGTGCACTCGCCCATGGAGTTCCGCCTCGAGCACCACGGAGCCGACGCGCCCGCCGCCGCTCGCGGCTGCCGGGTCGAGGTCCACCGGCCACGGCGCTCCGTCACCATCACCGGCCTGCACCCGCCGCGACGTCGCGCCCGACTCCCCGTCGATCCCCCGTTCTGA
- a CDS encoding 1-acyl-sn-glycerol-3-phosphate acyltransferase: MRVALAKTVLRAARWRAVGEVPRTGILVGAPHTSNWDFVMMLLVMWRGDVTPRVLIKQELFKGPLGWLLHRLGGIPLDRDNPGQVVRELVREARSGEPFLLILAAEGTRDQGEYWKSGFWRIARAAKLPIALAFIDGPSRTAGFGPTIRATPDVRADMDLVREFYRDKRGIHPEKRTEPRLREEDRPAGA, from the coding sequence ATGCGCGTCGCCCTGGCCAAGACCGTGCTGCGAGCGGCCCGGTGGCGCGCCGTCGGCGAGGTCCCCCGCACGGGCATCCTCGTCGGGGCGCCGCACACCTCGAACTGGGACTTCGTGATGATGCTGCTCGTCATGTGGCGCGGCGACGTCACGCCGCGCGTGCTCATCAAGCAGGAGCTCTTCAAGGGCCCCCTCGGCTGGCTGTTGCACCGCCTCGGCGGCATCCCCCTCGACCGCGACAACCCCGGTCAGGTCGTGCGCGAGCTCGTGCGCGAGGCGCGCAGCGGCGAGCCGTTCCTGCTCATCCTCGCGGCGGAGGGGACCCGCGACCAGGGCGAGTACTGGAAGTCCGGCTTCTGGCGGATCGCCCGCGCCGCGAAGCTGCCGATCGCGCTGGCCTTCATCGACGGCCCCTCCCGCACAGCCGGGTTCGGCCCGACGATCAGGGCGACGCCGGACGTGCGCGCCGACATGGACCTCGTCCGGGAGTTCTACCGCGACAAGCGCGGGATCCACCCCGAGAAGCGCACCGAGCCGCGCCTGCGCGAGGAGGACCGCCCCGCCGGGGCGTGA
- a CDS encoding acyltransferase, with protein MELLTRRPALPALTGLRAVAAVWVVLFHYREEILALEPALAPLDTFMRAGYLGVDLFFALSGFVLAYTYADRMRSFRWRDTGSFVRNRFARVWPVHVVALHIDVVTAFLLGTLGRTVEDSRRTGAAYVENLGMVHYWVSDRPSFNTPAWSISAEWFAYLLAPLLFVAVARLRRSSTALALAAASYGVMLWIFATMALPNGNLENMFWVRILFEFVGGMLLCLAWVRGGARLGRLAPVLPLALVVAALVPQASAGRYWMAPALGLGVAALAASGGWVARALSLRWLVAAGEASFALYMVHWLFEWPVEQAVGLATGNPWLSRLVLVAVAAVLALAAWAMMVLVERPARRLVVRGRGPRRDDPAPTTPQPVPVAPQPELVGLR; from the coding sequence ATGGAGCTGCTGACCCGCCGGCCGGCCCTCCCCGCGCTCACCGGCCTCCGGGCGGTCGCCGCGGTGTGGGTCGTCCTCTTCCACTACCGCGAGGAGATCCTCGCCCTCGAGCCCGCGCTCGCCCCGCTCGACACCTTCATGCGCGCGGGCTACCTCGGCGTCGACCTCTTCTTCGCGCTGAGCGGCTTCGTCCTCGCCTACACCTACGCCGACCGGATGCGCTCCTTCCGCTGGCGCGACACGGGCTCGTTCGTCCGCAACCGCTTCGCCCGCGTCTGGCCGGTGCACGTCGTCGCGCTGCACATCGACGTCGTCACCGCCTTCCTCCTCGGCACCCTCGGGCGCACCGTCGAGGACAGCCGCCGCACCGGCGCCGCCTACGTCGAGAACCTCGGGATGGTCCACTACTGGGTCAGCGACCGACCGAGCTTCAACACCCCGGCGTGGTCGATCAGCGCCGAGTGGTTCGCCTACCTCCTCGCGCCCCTGCTCTTCGTCGCCGTCGCCCGCCTGCGCCGGTCCTCGACCGCGCTGGCCCTCGCCGCCGCGAGCTACGGCGTGATGCTCTGGATCTTCGCGACGATGGCCCTGCCGAACGGCAACCTCGAGAACATGTTCTGGGTCCGCATCCTGTTCGAGTTCGTCGGCGGGATGCTCCTGTGCCTGGCCTGGGTGCGTGGAGGCGCGCGCCTGGGCCGCCTCGCCCCGGTCCTGCCGCTCGCCCTCGTCGTCGCGGCGCTCGTGCCGCAGGCCTCGGCCGGCCGCTACTGGATGGCGCCCGCCCTCGGGCTCGGCGTCGCCGCGCTGGCGGCCTCCGGCGGGTGGGTCGCCAGGGCGCTGTCCCTGCGGTGGCTCGTGGCCGCAGGGGAGGCCTCGTTCGCGCTCTACATGGTCCACTGGCTCTTCGAGTGGCCGGTCGAGCAGGCCGTCGGTCTCGCGACGGGCAACCCGTGGCTCTCCCGGCTCGTGCTGGTCGCCGTCGCCGCGGTCCTCGCGCTCGCCGCCTGGGCGATGATGGTGCTCGTCGAGCGACCCGCGCGCCGTCTCGTCGTGCGGGGACGTGGCCCCCGCCGGGACGACCCCGCGCCCACCACGCCGCAGCCGGTTCCGGTCGCACCGCAGCCGGAGCTCGTCGGCCTCCGGTGA
- a CDS encoding metalloregulator ArsR/SmtB family transcription factor: MTGSSEDRADALFHALADRTRRDILRRVLAGEHSVTTLAARYDMSFAAVQKHVAVLERAGLLTKRRNGREQLASGDVQAVRSVASMLDELEAVWRGRIDRIDLLLTEEP, translated from the coding sequence GTGACCGGGAGCAGCGAGGACCGCGCGGACGCGCTGTTCCACGCCCTCGCCGACCGGACGCGGCGCGACATCCTGCGCCGGGTCCTCGCCGGGGAGCACTCGGTCACGACGCTGGCGGCGCGGTACGACATGAGCTTCGCCGCCGTCCAGAAGCACGTCGCCGTCCTGGAGAGGGCGGGCCTGCTGACGAAGCGACGCAACGGTCGCGAGCAGCTGGCCAGCGGTGACGTGCAGGCCGTCCGGTCGGTCGCCTCGATGCTCGACGAGCTCGAGGCGGTCTGGCGGGGACGGATCGACCGGATCGACCTACTGCTCACCGAGGAGCCCTGA
- a CDS encoding formate dehydrogenase subunit delta, producing MSGDIAPVVRLGHDLVRNFEALPREKAAEEIATHVKKFWEPRMRHELLARVRRGDTDLHPLLVRAAEDLVDGEIDRDEVREPSGG from the coding sequence GTGAGCGGCGACATCGCGCCCGTCGTGCGGCTCGGGCACGACCTCGTCCGCAACTTCGAGGCCCTGCCGCGCGAGAAGGCCGCCGAGGAGATCGCGACCCACGTCAAGAAGTTCTGGGAGCCCCGGATGCGCCACGAGCTGCTCGCCCGGGTCCGTCGCGGCGACACCGACCTGCACCCGCTGCTCGTGCGCGCGGCCGAGGACCTCGTCGACGGCGAGATCGACCGGGACGAGGTGCGGGAGCCCTCCGGGGGCTGA
- a CDS encoding RidA family protein encodes MGFQVISTDEAPRNPLFAQGVAAGGFIHVSGTVGIDPATGALAGDTIGEQTTQALANCTAVVVAAGGAKDDIFEVGILLHDPDDFPGMNAAYSQWLPTTPPARYAAKLGAVIPGVLVSIRMTAHVG; translated from the coding sequence ATGGGATTCCAGGTCATCAGCACCGACGAGGCGCCACGCAACCCGCTGTTCGCGCAGGGGGTGGCAGCCGGTGGGTTCATCCACGTGTCGGGGACCGTCGGCATCGATCCGGCCACCGGCGCGCTGGCCGGTGACACGATCGGCGAACAGACGACGCAGGCCCTCGCCAACTGCACGGCGGTCGTCGTGGCGGCCGGTGGCGCGAAGGACGACATCTTCGAGGTCGGCATCCTGCTCCACGACCCCGACGACTTTCCGGGCATGAACGCGGCCTACTCGCAGTGGCTCCCGACCACGCCTCCCGCGCGGTACGCCGCCAAGCTCGGCGCCGTGATCCCCGGCGTGCTGGTGTCCATCAGGATGACCGCCCACGTGGGATGA
- a CDS encoding NAD(P)H-dependent oxidoreductase subunit E, with protein sequence MRQRGPSPAPAPAPADPGRAAAVRALAEGMAPMRGPLLPVLQAVVEQHGFVHDDDVPVVADVLNVSRADVLGVLSFYHDLRRTPPTAHRVALCRAEACQARGAEATVASASDRWGGSTDVEVGEVFCLGNCALGPAGMLDGALHGRLTPERLDVLTEGWPA encoded by the coding sequence GTGCGCCAGCGAGGTCCCAGCCCTGCACCGGCCCCCGCGCCGGCCGACCCCGGCCGCGCCGCAGCGGTGCGCGCGCTCGCCGAGGGGATGGCCCCGATGCGCGGCCCGCTCCTGCCGGTGCTCCAGGCCGTGGTCGAGCAGCACGGGTTCGTCCACGACGACGACGTGCCGGTCGTGGCCGACGTCCTCAACGTCAGCCGGGCCGACGTCCTCGGGGTGCTCAGCTTCTACCACGACCTGCGGCGCACTCCCCCGACCGCGCACCGCGTCGCCCTCTGCCGCGCCGAGGCCTGCCAGGCCCGCGGCGCCGAGGCCACGGTGGCGTCCGCCTCCGACCGCTGGGGCGGCTCGACCGACGTCGAGGTCGGCGAGGTCTTCTGCCTCGGCAACTGCGCGCTCGGCCCGGCGGGGATGCTCGACGGCGCCCTCCACGGCCGGCTCACCCCCGAGCGGCTCGACGTGCTGACCGAGGGGTGGCCCGCGTGA